The sequence below is a genomic window from Microbulbifer hydrolyticus.
ACCGTGCATGGGCCCGGTCACCCACGCCGGATGTGGAGCCATCTGCCCGAGCTACAATCGCGGCTGCTATGCCTGCTACGGCCCCAAGGAGAACCCTAATACCGAATCGCTCGTGCATTGGTGGGAGCAGGAGCTGGGTGCGGAGCGCATCACCGTGATTGAAAACCTGCGCAATTTCAATGCCGCGGCACCGGTATTCGATGACGCCAGCCGCCGATTGGAGCGGGATGATGACAAAAAGTAAAACGATCAAGGTCGACTACCTGGCGCGCGTGGAAGGGGAAGGGGCCCTGTATATCCGCTACGACGATGGCGGCGTTCATGATGTAAAGCTGAAAATTTTTGAGCCGCCGCGATTTTTTGAAGCTTTTATGCGCGGGCGTGATTACCTGGAAGCGCCGGATATTACCGCTCGCATTTGTGGTATATGCCCGGTGGCTTACCAGATGAGTGCGTTACACGCGATGGAAAACGCACTGGGACTGGAACCCACGCCAGAATTGCACGCGTTGCGCCGGCTGATTTACTGCGGCGAATGGATCGAGAGCCATACCCTGCATATTTACATGTTGCACGCACCGGATTTTCTCGGTTACCCGAGTGCCGTGGATATGGCAAAGGACCACCCGGAAATTGTCCAGGATGGACTGCAGATCAAGAAGGCCGGCAACGCCATTGTGCAGTTGCTCGGGGGCAGGGAAGTGCATCCCATCAACGTACGTGTGGGTGGCTTCTACCGGGTACCGACGGCCACAGAACTACAACCCCTCCGACAGCAGCTGTTGCAGGCTCGTGATATGGCCATTGAAACGGTGCGCTGGGCGGCATCGTTACCGTTTCCTGCGTTCGAGCGCAGTGCTGCGCAGTCCTATGAATTCGTCGCACTGTCGGACCCGCATGAATATCCGATGAACCGGG
It includes:
- a CDS encoding twin-arginine translocation signal domain-containing protein, producing the protein MSRRDFLKLLCAGVITWKRRILPLAFVVYARWLTR